In one window of Meleagris gallopavo isolate NT-WF06-2002-E0010 breed Aviagen turkey brand Nicholas breeding stock chromosome 4, Turkey_5.1, whole genome shotgun sequence DNA:
- the FGFBP2 gene encoding fibroblast growth factor-binding protein 2 codes for MKRVALLFLVVICGMGGLGQKLKPKKRSNGEEINFRTKNKDVCTMSISGDEEMKARIECKGQGKSYWCEYTGVPLLCSPFRNNPKMYWNQIAMELRKLPNACESTQMLKASMCQKAPVDALMKQVAAGVGPEDVANRDKSSQKTSASGRGAGKSSVKKIGKPAMLPRTKPTQPGQGSENETEAMKLAREHCWESLHEFCSYIIGFFRG; via the coding sequence ATGAAGAGAGTTGCTCTTCTTTTCCTGGTAGTGATCTGTGGCATGGGAGGATTGGGACAAAAGCTGAAaccaaagaaaagaagcaatggTGAAGAAATCAATTTTCGGACTAAAAACAAAGACGTCTGCACAATGAGCATAAGTGGGGATGAAGAGATGAAAGCAAGAATTGAATGCAAAGGCCAAGGCAAGTCCTACTGGTGTGAATACACCGGTGTGCCATTGCTCTGTAGTCCTTTCCGAAACAATCCAAAAATGTATTGGAATCAGATCGCCATGGAACTCAGAAAGCTCCCTAATGCCTGCGAATCTACACAAATGTTGAAGGCCAGCATGTGCCAAAAGGCTCCTGTGGATGCTCTCATGAAGCAAGTAGCTGCTGGCGTGGGGCCAGAAGATGTAGCGAATCGGGACAAATCATCCCAGAAAACTTCAGCTTCTGGGAGAGGAGCTGGGAAGAGCTCTGTTAAGAAAATAGGGAAACCTGCAATGTTACCTCGTACGAAACCAACCCAGCCTGGTCAAGGTTCTGAAAATGAAACCGAAGCAATGAAACTGGCACGGGAACATTGCTGGGAATCCCTGCATGAGTTCTGTTCCTACATTATTGGCTTCTTTAGAGGTTAA